The genomic stretch TGACTGCTATTTTGATTTTGGGCAACTTCAAAAATCACCTTCTCAGCTTGGTCTAAATAAGCCGCTACATCTGTGCCTTCATCATAGCCTTTGGTTACAATATCGGTTGCAGCTGTGATCACCCCACGCAAGATGCTCTTATCCCTAACAATTCTAGCGTAATGCAAGACATTGGCTGCTGTAGGTACTGCTTCAACCAATGAAGCCAAATAAACCGCGCCTCCTATGGTATCTAATAAATTTCTTTCATTTAAAGCGTTGGTTAAGGTCACTAAGTCTGCGGGCTGTCTTTTTTCTAATAATTCTGTAATAATGGCATATATGTCTGAATGACTTTTTTGATAAAAATCCTGTGCAGATAAAACTTCTAATACATCTGAAGCTGAATCATTATCCAGTAAAATAGCGCCTAGAACTGACTTCTCTGCATCAATGTTTTGCGGAGGTACACGCGAACTCATGTCAGTGTCTTACTATTGCTTAAAAAAATTAACAAGCTTTTCCTCTGCTTTGAATTTTGTTCACTCTCTTATAACCTGCTAAAAATTTGAGCTTTCCCCATCATCTATGCTCGTCAAATAAAAATCATTGTATCCAAAACTTATGTAATCCATAAAAAAAGCTCCTTGGCTTTTAAACCTAAGGAGCTTTTAATATATTATGCAGTTGGTTAATTATTCAGCTTCATCTTCTACTGAAATACCTTCAACCACCAAATGAGCTTTAGCCATAAGATCACCATCCAACTTAATATCTAAATCGTATTCACCCACTTCTTTGATTGGGCTGTCCAACAAGATAGACTTACGGCTGACCACATAGCCTTTTTCTTCTAAAAACCTCTGCACATCAATTGATGTTACTGAACCAAAAAGCTTATCATTTTCTCCAGCTTTTTTGCTGATGATAATTTTTTCAGACTCAATGTATTCTTTGGTTTTTTGTGCAGCTGATTTGGCTTTTTCAATTTTGCTGGCCAACATTTTCTTTTGATGCTCAATTTGTTTTATATTTTGTGCATCCGCTAAAACAGCTTTGTTTTGTGGAAATAAAAAATTGCGCGCATAACCAGGTTTTACATTAACCACTTGGCCAACGTTACCCAAGCTACCAACAGTTTCAATCAATACTACTTTCATGATGACTTCCTTTCACTTTTAGCTGCAGCATCTCTTTTTTCATAACGATCTTTGTCCGCTTTATCGCTGATATAACTGGATGTGTACGATAACAAAGCCATTTGTCTTGCACGTTTAATCTCGCGTGTAATTAAGTTTTGCATTTGGGCACTTACACCTGACATACGGGCAGGTATAATTTTACCTTTTTCAGTGATGTATTTGGCTAAAGTTAGCGGCTCACGAAAGTCTACGGGAACTTTGATTCCTTTTTCATTGCCAGCAGCTTCATTTTTAGCATTTTTGCGTTCAATTTCAACTTGTGCACGTTTTTTCTTATCAAAAGCAAAGGTAGCATATCTTAATAGATCTTCTTCAAAACGAAGGTGTTTATCCATTTCTTGTGGAGCACCTGATTCTTGCTCATACACCCAAGAAATGTACTTACCTTGCTTTTCTTTTTTAATTTCATAGCTAAGACGTTTGGTTCCCCAGTCTTTTCTATTGATAAACTTACCTGGCTTTTTACCGGCAGCTTTTTCTAATTTTTTACTGATTTTATTGATAAAGTCATCTGAAGCATCCGCTTTAAAGATAACAATCGTTTCATACTGTTTGGTCACGTAGACTCCTCCTGGTTTAACAGCTTGCATTCATATGCAAGCGAGGTTATTTAGTTATAAGTGGCTGTCTTTAGCAGACATCCCTAAAAAATGCAACCCAAGCTTAGTTGTTTTGATTAACTTGATTCATGGCCAATTTGGGGCCTTTTTCTAGAATCAATTTAAAATCAGCCAGAGCTGGATCAATAAATTTAAGAAGTTTTTCATTAGACCAGCGGGATAAAACATACTTGGCTGTGTCTTGCTTTGGGTCCTTATCAACACCTATTCTAAACCGCCAAAAGTCTTTGCCCCAAGACTGAAAAATAGACCGCAAGCCATTGTGGCCCCCCGCTCCACCAGAAAATTTTAATTTACAACTACCCAATGGCAAATCCACTTCATCATGAATAACCAAGGTTTCTTGCTGATTAATTTTATAAAATTGTGAAAAATTCTGAATCACCGGCCCACTTCTGTTCATAAAGTTTTGTGGCTTTAAAAAATAATAGTCCAGATTTTGATAATTGACTTTGCAAAATAATGCGTGACCTTTTTCTTTCCAAGACACAGGCTCAGACACACACTCATCTAAAAAATGATCCAAAAGTAAAAACCCCGCGTTATGCGGGGTTTCAATATACTGCTGCCCTGGATTTCCTAAACCTACAATCAGTTTTATTGTTTGTTCCATATGTACAAAATACCGTAGCAGATTCAGACTAGAAGCAAAAATTATTCAGCAGGTTTTTCTGCTGCCTCTGCAGTTGCTTCAGCGCCACCTTCACCAGCCACTTCTGGCTCTTCAGCTGCATCTGTATCTGGTGTTAAGTTCTTCTCTTGTGGAAGCACAACAGACGCAATGGTCACATTGGCAGTACCAAGAACACTGACTCCTTCTGGTAAAGTGATATCATTGATATGCAAAATATCACCAATGTTCATTTCACTGACATCAACATTCAATTGAGTTGGAATATCTTTAGGCAAACATTTAATCTCAATGCTTCTTCTGATTTGTTGTAGCTTGCCACCTTCAGCAATACCTTTTGGTTTACCTTCAAGTACAATTGGAAGAGTCAATTTAAATGGCTCACCTGCTTTAACTTCATACAAGTCAAAGTGCAAACGGTCTTCCGTTACTGGGTGCAATTGGACTTCTTTAAGCAATGCCATTTTACCAACAAGATCTTTATGATCAGACTCAATTTTTAAGATAGAGTTTACACGGGCTTTTTTATGAACTTTAGCAAACTCTAGGGTATTTGCAGTTACTGTTAAAGGAGTCTTCATGCTTGGACCATAAAAAACACCTGGTAAATCTTTATTGGCACGAGTTTTACGTGCAGCACCTTTACCTTTTTCTTCTCTTAAACTTAATTTTAAATTGATAGTTTCCATAATTTTACTCCATTCCCTTCTGGGTACTTAGTCCTCTGTTGTTTCTTTTCAAGGGGGGATCTTCCCCCCTTCTCGGTCAAAAAACGTAGTTTTTGACCAATTCATAAAGCTATACTTGTGAAGAGCAAGGCTTTGGCCTTGCGATGATCTAGTATAACTTATGCCACGCTTGTCGTGGCGCCCACCCGGGGAAAATTCAGGATAAACCTTCTTTTCCTCAGGTAAACCTTATATAAACAATGAACTCACTGAATCTTCATTGTGAATTCTTTTCATTGCTTCACCAATCAACTTGGCAACCGATAAAACTTTAATTTTTTCGCACTTCTTTCCTTCTTCACTTAAAGGAATACTATCCGATACAACAACAGCCTCTAAAGCAGAATCAGCAATTCTATCAATGGCAGGACCTGACAATACCGGATGAACTGCTCCTGCATACACTTTTTTTGCGCCTCGTTCAAGTAGAACTGGCACAGCTTGAGTTAATGTGCCCGCCGTATCAATCATGTCATCCAAAATAATTGCGGTCATGTCTTTAACTTCACCAATCAGATTCATCACTTTGGATACATTGGCTTGTTCTCTACGTTTATCGATAATGGCTAAAGAGGCGCCTAAATGTTTTGCATAAGAACGTGCTCTCTCTACGCCGCCAGCATCAGGAGATACAATAACCAAAGGGTCTTCCGCTTGCTTTAGCTTTTCAAAA from Oligoflexia bacterium encodes the following:
- the rplI gene encoding 50S ribosomal protein L9 codes for the protein MKVVLIETVGSLGNVGQVVNVKPGYARNFLFPQNKAVLADAQNIKQIEHQKKMLASKIEKAKSAAQKTKEYIESEKIIISKKAGENDKLFGSVTSIDVQRFLEEKGYVVSRKSILLDSPIKEVGEYDLDIKLDGDLMAKAHLVVEGISVEDEAE
- the rpsF gene encoding 30S ribosomal protein S6, whose amino-acid sequence is MTKQYETIVIFKADASDDFINKISKKLEKAAGKKPGKFINRKDWGTKRLSYEIKKEKQGKYISWVYEQESGAPQEMDKHLRFEEDLLRYATFAFDKKKRAQVEIERKNAKNEAAGNEKGIKVPVDFREPLTLAKYITEKGKIIPARMSGVSAQMQNLITREIKRARQMALLSYTSSYISDKADKDRYEKRDAAAKSERKSS
- the pth gene encoding aminoacyl-tRNA hydrolase; its protein translation is MEQTIKLIVGLGNPGQQYIETPHNAGFLLLDHFLDECVSEPVSWKEKGHALFCKVNYQNLDYYFLKPQNFMNRSGPVIQNFSQFYKINQQETLVIHDEVDLPLGSCKLKFSGGAGGHNGLRSIFQSWGKDFWRFRIGVDKDPKQDTAKYVLSRWSNEKLLKFIDPALADFKLILEKGPKLAMNQVNQNN
- a CDS encoding 50S ribosomal protein L25, producing the protein METINLKLSLREEKGKGAARKTRANKDLPGVFYGPSMKTPLTVTANTLEFAKVHKKARVNSILKIESDHKDLVGKMALLKEVQLHPVTEDRLHFDLYEVKAGEPFKLTLPIVLEGKPKGIAEGGKLQQIRRSIEIKCLPKDIPTQLNVDVSEMNIGDILHINDITLPEGVSVLGTANVTIASVVLPQEKNLTPDTDAAEEPEVAGEGGAEATAEAAEKPAE
- a CDS encoding ribose-phosphate pyrophosphokinase translates to MSKSLMKVFTGNSNQGLAVKVCEYLGVGLGDAIVTSFSDGETWVEVKENVRGEDVFIIQSTCYPANDNLMELLVLIDALKRASAKRITAVIPYYGYARQDRKVAPRTPISSKLVADLLEAAGADRVLSMDLHAAQIQGFFNIPFDHLYAKPVLVNYFEKLKQAEDPLVIVSPDAGGVERARSYAKHLGASLAIIDKRREQANVSKVMNLIGEVKDMTAIILDDMIDTAGTLTQAVPVLLERGAKKVYAGAVHPVLSGPAIDRIADSALEAVVVSDSIPLSEEGKKCEKIKVLSVAKLIGEAMKRIHNEDSVSSLFI